Below is a genomic region from Virgibacillus dokdonensis.
ACGCAATAAAACCAAACCTTGTACAAACGACAGAAAACACACCTGCTATTATTCATGGCGGCCCATTTGCTAATATCGCTCATGGCTGTAATAGCATTATTGCAACAAAAATGGCGGCTAAATTGGCAGATTATACAATAACAGAAGCTGGGTTTGGGGCGGATTTAGGAGCTGAAAAGTATTTTCATATTAAATCTCATGCAGGTAATATTGATACCTCAGCTGTTGTCATCGTCGCTACTGTACGTGCGCTAAAAATGCACGGCGGCGTTACAAAAGATAGGTTGATGGAGGAAAACATCACAGCTTTAGAGGCTGGCATGGATAATTTACAGAAACATATTGAAACCATTCAGGCTTTCAATGTACCATTTGTTGTAGCAATTAATCAATTTCCAACCGATACAAAGCAGGAAACATCATTTATTCAGCAATGGTGTGAAGCGCGAGGTTATGATGTTGCGCTAACCACTGTATGGGCTCATGGAGGAAAAGGAGGAATAGAGTTAGCTAAAAAAGTAATCGCTAAAGCAAATAATTCTCATTCTTCTTTTCAACCTTTATATGACATAAACGAGTCCTTGGAAAACAAATTAAGAATAGTAGCTCAGAAAGTATATGGGGCAGATGATATTGAAATAACAAAGGGAGCCCGTAAACAATTACGTTTTTTCCAAGAACAAGGTTGGAGTAATTTGCCTGTCTGTATGGCTAAAAACCAATATTCATTATCAGATGACCCAACGTTATTAGGGAGACCAACAGGTTTTACTATTACAATTAGAGAGCTTCGAGCATCTATTGGGGCCGGATTTATTGTCGCTTTAACTGGTGACGTGATGACAATGCCAGGGCTTCCTGCCAAACCGGCTGCTTTAGGAATGGATGTAGGGGAAGATGGACGAGCAAAAGGATTATTCTAATGCAAACAGCAGAACAACTATCTGAGATAGAGCATTTTGTATACAGGTTATTCTCTGATGACATTACTGGTCACGATTATTATCATATGAGGCGAGTTGCTCGTTTGGCAAAATATATAGCGGAAAAAGAAGACGCTAATCCGTTTATTTGTGAAACAGCTGCTTGGCTTCATGACGTTGGGGATGAAAAATTGTTTTCAGATCCTCATGTTGTCATTCAAGAAATAAGAGATTTGCTTGATCGCCTTTCTTTAACAAAACAACAAATAGAGAAAATAAAGCAAGCAATGCAAGATGTTTCTTTTCGTAAAGGGAAAACTCCGGTAAGCCTAGAGGGGAAAATCGTTCAAGATGCTGATCGGTTGGATGCTATTGGAGCGATTGGCATCGCTCGTGCTTTTAGCTATGGTGGGGCAAAAGAACGCCATCTTTATCATGAGGAATTAGACAATCATACAATCCAACATTTTTACGAGAAGCTATTACGTATTCGAGATAAGTTGCATACAGCAACCGCTAAAACCATTGCAAAAGAACGACATCACATCATGCAGCAATTCCTAGAACAGTTTTATCAAGAATGGAATTTCCCTAGCATAGAAAATAGGGGGTAAAAAATGAATATTCGTTTAACTAAGCTAAAAGATAGTGATGCAAAAGCTCTACTAGTGTTTGAAGCGGAAAATCGTTACTTCTTTGAGACGATGGTGCCCAGTCGTGGGGATGCGTACTATATGTCTGAAAATTTCCAAACAAGACATAAACAACTTTTAAAGGAACAAAGCCTAGGAATTTCACATTTTTATTTAATAAAAGACGATCATGATTTCATATTAGGTAGAATTAATGTGGTTGATTTAAATAAACAACGCCGAGGAGAGCTAGGCTATCGAATCGGAAAGTCCTACACTGGAAAAGGAATTGCGACAAAAGGTTTACAGCTTTTCATGAAAGAAGTAATAAAATTGGACATTAGAAAAATACATGCTAAAACAACCAGTAATAATTTTCCATCTCAAAGTGTGTTACAAAAAAATGGTTTCCATTATGAAGAAACAGATGCGGATTCATTTATTATGAATGGTGAGAAAGTAAAGTTTATGTACTATTCATGGGAGAATGGTAGAGAAATCGTATGACATGCTATTTTTAAAACTAGGATTGAGCGTTTTATGCAATGGAGGAATTCTGCTTGCAAAAACGCTCTTTTATAAAGACTAATCATTGCTTTACACGTGTAGCACCTAAATACCGTTCTTGCCAATAAGAATTATTCATTTTGCTTACTTCAACACCTCTCGATTCTCCTGCATGTATAAAGCTACCATTACCGACGTAGATCCCCATATGAGAAGGACCAGGCTTATAGGTTTCAAAAAAAACGAGATCTCCAACAGATGGCTCAGAAATTGGTTGTGAAAAATTATAGATTTCACTAACTGTACGTGGAATGGTGATACCTTCTTGTTGAAAAACATACTGAATAAAACCACTGCAATCAAATCCACCTGGAGATGTTCCACCCCAAACATAAGGTGTTCCCATTTGGGATCGGGCTTTCTCTACAATACCTGAACCATTTATACCTGTATAAGAAGGTTTTTGAACGGTCTTTTGTTTTGTTTTTTCTTTTGGTTCCGTATTCGGTTCTTTATTGGTAGCAGATAATGTTGGTTGTTTTTCTGTTGGTGTGGGTGGAGGGTCTATGATCAATTTCAAGTCATGCTTATTTTCAGCAATTTCTAACGCTTGCTTTGTTAGCGGGCCATATATGCCATCTAATTCACCTTCATAGTACCCAAAATATTGTAAGGATTTTTGTACAAGTTTCACTTTTTCGTTATGCATACCAGGCTGAATTTCTTTAGCAAAGGTTTTTAACTGCTGTTTATATTGTTTTTGCTCATTCTTTACGATAGCTGTTAATGTCTCTTTTTTTGCATTTCCGTTTATAGATAGCTTATGATTTGCTTGAAAATTTTTAATCGCATGCTTCGTATAATATCCAGACATTCCATCAACTGGTTGGTCAAAATACGATAATGTATGTAATTTTTTTTGTAACAAACGAACACTCTCACCGTGTTCGTCAATTTCTAACTGATCTGATTTAAATAAGATTTTATTTTGCAATTCAGGATATGCGTCGACATAATTTACAAAAGGCTGCGTCATTACAAAGCCATAGAGTAAAGATGTTTTCATAATTTTTTCCACATTTCTATTCATACACAGAACTCCCCTCCAATTACACTCTTGATGCAAGCAACTTTTGGCAAATTGGCGTCATGTGGTCTATTAATAGAAATATGTAGTTTTCAGCTAGTTATGAATTACGTTTTGATTACAAATGATTGGGTCAAGCTTTTATGTTACAATAAAACAGATAAGATGGAGTAGTTTGGAGGAATAATTATGATCATTGGTGAAGAAGCTTATTTAAACCTATGCCAACATATTTTGACGAATGGCACGAAAAAAGGGGACAGAACCAATACAGGAACCTATTCTGTATTTGGTCATCAAATGCGCTTTAATTTAGAGGAAGGATTTCCTTTATTAACGACAAAACGGGTGCCTTTTCGCTTAGTGGCTAGTGAACTTCTATGGTTTATTAAGGGAGATACAAATATTCGTTACCTGTTAGAGCATAATAACAATATATGGAACGAATGGGCTTTTGAGAAATGGGTTACTAGCAGTAATTATTCTGGGCCCGATATGAGTAATTTCGGTAATCGTTCTCAGGGAGATACTAATTTCAAAAAACAATATCAAGAGCAAATGGAAATTTTTAAAGATAAAATTTTAACCGACAATGCTTTTGCGAAGAAATATGGAGATTTAGGAAATGTGTACGGCAAGCAATGGCGTAAGTGGAAAACATCGCAAAATGAAACCATTGACCAGTTAAAAGATGTGATAGATAATATTAAAGACAATCCAAACTCCAGAAGACATATTGTCTCTGCTTGGAATCCGGAAGATTTACCATCCATGGCGCTTCCGCCATGTCATACATTGTTTCAATTTTATGTAGCGGATGGAAAGCTTTCGTGTCAATTGTATCAACGAAGCGCCGATGTATTTTTAGGAGTTCCGTTTAATATTGCTAGTTATGCGTTACTAACCTATCTAATTGCACATCAATGTAATTTAAAACCAGGGGAGTTTGTGCATACACTTGGAGATGCGCATATTTACCTGAATCATGTGGACCAAGTAAAAACACAACTGACGCGAGATATAAAACAAATGCCTCAGTTAGAAATAAATCAACAAAAAGCATCTATTTTTGATTTTGAATTAGATGACTTTAGAATTGTTGGATATGATCCTCATCCTACAATTAAAGCACCTATTGCTGTATAAAGGAAAGGAGATTGTTGTTACGAATGATATCATTACTTTTAGCGATGGATAAAAACCGTGTAATTGGTTTAAACAATGGCCTTCCCTGGCATTTGCCTAAGGATTTACGTTTTTTTAAAGAAAAAACGATAAATCAAACAGTTATTATGGGTAGGAAAACATATGAATCAATAGGGAAACCACTTCCGAATCGTAGAAATGTAATACTAACCAAAACAAAGAGGGACTTCCCAAAAGATATTGAAGTTATCCATGATTTACAAACTGTTTTACAGTGGAATGAAGAGCATCCAGAACAAGAATATTTCATTATTGGTGGCGCACATGTTTTTGAACAAATATTACCGAAAGCAGATCGTATGTATATTACGTGGATAAATCATTCCTTTAAAGGTGATACATATTTTCCTTCTTTTTCTGAACAGGATTGGGGGGTAACTTCAAAGGTAAAAGGAGAAAAAGACGATAAAAATCCTTATGATTACTATTTCTTACAATATGATAGAAAATAATGAATTGATTGCAATGTGCACGTATAATTGAGGTGTTTCTATTTAATGTAACTTTGGTTAATAATACATCGATACATTCCTTTAAAATAGAAAAATTAAAATTGATACTATTTAAATTTTGCTTCAAACAAGCGGATAATAAGGGATGCTTAGAAGCTTGTTTTGCGATAGAAAAACATGTTACACTTAAAGCGCTTATAGAATAGTGATGTGCATATATAAAAATAAGTTATGATCCGGATAATTACTTTTAAGAAGAGATCATCTAAAGAGGGTGGAAAAATGTTATCTAGCATTGGTTTCCCAGGACTCATTTTAATATTGGTCATTGCTTTAGTTGTTTTTGGGCCGAAAAAATTACCTGAGATCGGTAAAGCAGCTGGACAAACTTTAAAAGAGTTTAAAAACTCGACTAATGACTTAACGAGTGATGTGAGAGATGAGTTTAGAGAAACAAAAGATCTAATTACAAACAATAATCATGATCGGTAATGGGGAGTGAGGAGAATGTTTCAAAGTATAGGTATTCCAGGGCTTATTCTAATTTTAATTATTGCATTAGTAATCTTTGGACCATCGAAGCTACCTGAAATTGGTAAAGCATTCGGAAACTCATTAAAAGAGTTTAAAAATGCGACAAAAGATATTGCTTCAGACGATAACGATAACGCATCAGATAAGAAGGAAAACCCTACATCAAGTAAAAATTAGCAAGCGAAGATGTAAGGAAACTCCTTACATCTTCTTTTATGTGAAATGAGCACTTATACGAGAACTTACATAGTCTTTCACATAGTCATTTTATACATTTATAGCTTAAAGCTCTTAATGCGGGGCAGTAGGGGGAGTAACATGATGTCTGACAATCAACCAACAGAAGATAAAGAAATGAATTTAACAGGCCATCTCTCTGAGCTAAGAAATCGAATTATTGTAACAGCAATTTTTTTTATTTTGTTTTTTATAGTTGGTTTTGTTTTTGCAACGGATATATATGATTTTTTCCAGCAAGATTTATCCTTTAAACTTACCGTCATTAGTCCCGGTGAGATTATTTGGATTTATTTTACTTTAGCATCTGTAGTTGCTATTGCATTTACATTACCCATTCTAATTTTGCAAATATGGTTATTTGTAAAGCCAGGATTAACAAAAGGTGAACAAAAAGCAACAATCGCTTATATACCAGCTGTATTTTTCTTGTTTATTGGTGGACTGGTCTTTGGCTATTTTATGTTTATTAAACTTATTCTTCCATTTTTGCTTTCACTAAATGACGGTATGTTTAATGAAATGTTTACAGTAGATAAATATTTTCGCTTTTTACTGCGTGTAACACTTCCATTTGCTGTGTTGTTTGAAATTCCGGTAATCGCTATGTTTTTAACAGCATTGGGGATTTTAACGCCACAATTTATGAGAAAAACGAGAAAATATGCCTATTTTATTCTTATTATTATTGGCACTATCGTTACACCACCAGATTTCGTTTTACAACTTGTTGTTGCTGTTCCATTAATTCTACTTTATGAACTAAGCATTAATTTAGCTTCCATCGTATATCGAAAGAAGCAACGAAAACACGAAGCTTTTATGAACAACGCTGATTTATAGGGAAGGAGGAGGCCAATTGCGCTCCTTTTATCATTATTTAATGACTTACAGAGGAAAAAAACAACCAGATGATCAATCACATTTAGCGGATTGGGCATTCCAAGATCATCATTTCCCAAAACACGCTACAAGCTACAATGAAATAAGTAATTACTTGGAATGGAATAGTCCTTTTCCAACAGCTTTAACGGTTTTTGATGAATTGTGGGAAGCGTACGTTATGGATAATTAAAAACTGGCGTAGCGTCAAATCTTTATGTTAAATTTAACAGTATATTAAAATTGTATACTGTGTACCCTTAACTAGATGGTGGGGATTCCCTGGGAGCTTTGAAGGCTTCCTAAAAGCTTGAGCTTATCGCTCAAGCTTTTTTAAATTTTGTGTTCGTTGCAAAATATCCTTTACCCGCCTTATTATATTAAAAAAATAGCAAGAATTCGTGTCTAGCAACTTACTATTAAAAAAGAGATGCAATTATATATCTTAAAAGAGAGGATTCTACTGCTGTAAGTTGACATTGACAAACCTCAGCCTTAAAATTATATTGACCGATCGATATAATTAAGAGGTGATTAAAATTGAAATCTAAAAAAATGAATACAAAAGAGAAATTGATTCAAACAGCTTCTCGCCTTTTTCAATTACAAGGTTATCATGGAACTGGAGTTAAGCAAATTGTGGAAGAAAGTCATTCGCCTAAAGGTTCCTTATATTATTATTTTCCAGGTGGAAAGGAACAATTGGCAATCGAATCTGTTTATGCAACGGCGCAATTCATACGTATCAATATTCAAGAAAATTTAAATAAAGAAGATGATCCAACAAAAGCAATTCAATCATTCATTTATAAAATAGCTGAAATCTTTCAGAAACAATTCAGGCTTGAAGGAGTTCCCATTGCATCTGTAGCTCTGGAGACTTCTTTAATTAGTGAGCCTTTGAGAAAAGCGTGCCAAGAAGCATATATCAGTTTTCAACACCAATTTACAGAAAAATTAATTCAAGCAAAAGTAGCACAAAATAGGGCATGTGAATTAGGAATTGTTATTAATTCAATGATTGAAGGAGCTTTTCTACTATCCTTTACAATGGATAGTGCAGAACCATTATTGTTAGTAGCTGAACAAATTCCATTACTTTTACAACAATGTCATTAATTTAGAAAGAGGGTATACTTATGAAAGTTTTAGTAACAGGCGCTTGTGGTAATGTAGGAAAATATGTGGTTCGTGAACTTCTTCAAATGGGAGAACATGTTGTGGCTGCTGGAACCAATATAGAAAAGCTTAACCATTTATTTGGAGGAGATGTTGAAAAAGTAATTTTAGATTTTCAAGATTTGAAGACGTATCAACAGGCGCTTCATGATGTAGATCGCTTGTTTTTAATGCGCCCACCACACCTAGGTAAAGCAGATGACCTGTTCCCATTTATAGATGCAATGAAACAACATCATATTCAATTTGTATCTTTCTTATCGCTTATGGGAATAGAAAGAAACACCATCCCACCACATCATAAAATGGAGAAATATATAGAGTCAGTAGGTATACCATATGGACATATTCGCCCTGGGTTCTTTATGCAGAATATCTCAGGTATTCACGCAGCTGAAATTAAAGAAAAAAAGCAAATTTTTATACCAGCAGGGAAAAGCAAGACGAGTTTTATTGATGCAGAAGATATCGCTCTTTCTGTAGCGACTATTTTGCACGATCCTGGCAAGTATGAGAATACAGCCCATACCATTACCGGGTCAGAATCACTTGATTATTACCAAATAGCCGATATTCTTACAAAGGTTACTGGAAGCAAAATTACTTATGCAAAACCAGGTTTTTTGCGATACAGAAATTATTATCTAAAAAAAAGAAGGCTGAATAAATCTTATGTAAATGTCACAGTTGCGCTATATTTCATGACTCGATTAGGTACAGCAAAACATATCACCACCGATTTCACCAAATTAACTGGGAAGCAACCGTGTACGTTTGAAGATTTTTCAAGAAAACATATCAAGTGCTTTAAATAAACGAAGAGGGTTAAAAGATAACTTGAAAGAACTGAGTGTGCGGGACACTCAATTAAAGGGGGATGACAAAGCTATCATCATGATGACATTAAAAACGGTATGATAATTTCAAACAAACGTTTGATTAAATTATTAGCACACTTGTTTTAATGCTGTTTTTCAGCAATATTCGGCAAGTAAAGGAGAGTACATTAAGAAAACTGTAATTATGTGCGGTTGCCCGGGAAATATTTTATTTAGTGAATTGATTGAGCATCAAATTAATGAATGATGTTTTTCGTTTATTTGATTACAGCTGAGCCTACACTATTTTTATAACTTAACGTACACTATTGATAGGTGATTTACTTAAAGAAAGGAGTATGATCATATGGTATTTTCGCCAAATCAATCGGCTAATTTCCCATTTCATATGCAGCAAGGTCCTCCTATGAGACCAAATATGCGAGCCTTTACCCCTCAACAAAGTTTTTCTCGCGCACCATTTCCATCTGGTCCTTTCTCTGGGGGGCTTCTGCCAGGG
It encodes:
- a CDS encoding formate--tetrahydrofolate ligase; this encodes MNKDIEIAQQTPLEPIHNIAEQLQLTSEDWEPYGHSKAKLSATLFEKLKQKKSGKIILVTSINPTPAGEGKSTVTVGLGQALNQMRKNAIITLREPSLGPVMGIKGGAAGGGYSQVLPMEDINLHFTGDIHAITTANNALAALIDNHIHQGNELQIDPRKIEWKRVVDMNDRALRQIVVGLGGAKQGVPREDGFNITVASEIMAILCLATDVQNLKERLRSIVIGYTFDHQPVTVSDLKVEGALTLLLKDAIKPNLVQTTENTPAIIHGGPFANIAHGCNSIIATKMAAKLADYTITEAGFGADLGAEKYFHIKSHAGNIDTSAVVIVATVRALKMHGGVTKDRLMEENITALEAGMDNLQKHIETIQAFNVPFVVAINQFPTDTKQETSFIQQWCEARGYDVALTTVWAHGGKGGIELAKKVIAKANNSHSSFQPLYDINESLENKLRIVAQKVYGADDIEITKGARKQLRFFQEQGWSNLPVCMAKNQYSLSDDPTLLGRPTGFTITIRELRASIGAGFIVALTGDVMTMPGLPAKPAALGMDVGEDGRAKGLF
- a CDS encoding HD domain-containing protein, whose protein sequence is MQTAEQLSEIEHFVYRLFSDDITGHDYYHMRRVARLAKYIAEKEDANPFICETAAWLHDVGDEKLFSDPHVVIQEIRDLLDRLSLTKQQIEKIKQAMQDVSFRKGKTPVSLEGKIVQDADRLDAIGAIGIARAFSYGGAKERHLYHEELDNHTIQHFYEKLLRIRDKLHTATAKTIAKERHHIMQQFLEQFYQEWNFPSIENRG
- a CDS encoding GNAT family N-acetyltransferase; this translates as MNIRLTKLKDSDAKALLVFEAENRYFFETMVPSRGDAYYMSENFQTRHKQLLKEQSLGISHFYLIKDDHDFILGRINVVDLNKQRRGELGYRIGKSYTGKGIATKGLQLFMKEVIKLDIRKIHAKTTSNNFPSQSVLQKNGFHYEETDADSFIMNGEKVKFMYYSWENGREIV
- a CDS encoding C40 family peptidase, yielding MNRNVEKIMKTSLLYGFVMTQPFVNYVDAYPELQNKILFKSDQLEIDEHGESVRLLQKKLHTLSYFDQPVDGMSGYYTKHAIKNFQANHKLSINGNAKKETLTAIVKNEQKQYKQQLKTFAKEIQPGMHNEKVKLVQKSLQYFGYYEGELDGIYGPLTKQALEIAENKHDLKLIIDPPPTPTEKQPTLSATNKEPNTEPKEKTKQKTVQKPSYTGINGSGIVEKARSQMGTPYVWGGTSPGGFDCSGFIQYVFQQEGITIPRTVSEIYNFSQPISEPSVGDLVFFETYKPGPSHMGIYVGNGSFIHAGESRGVEVSKMNNSYWQERYLGATRVKQ
- a CDS encoding thymidylate synthase, encoding MIIGEEAYLNLCQHILTNGTKKGDRTNTGTYSVFGHQMRFNLEEGFPLLTTKRVPFRLVASELLWFIKGDTNIRYLLEHNNNIWNEWAFEKWVTSSNYSGPDMSNFGNRSQGDTNFKKQYQEQMEIFKDKILTDNAFAKKYGDLGNVYGKQWRKWKTSQNETIDQLKDVIDNIKDNPNSRRHIVSAWNPEDLPSMALPPCHTLFQFYVADGKLSCQLYQRSADVFLGVPFNIASYALLTYLIAHQCNLKPGEFVHTLGDAHIYLNHVDQVKTQLTRDIKQMPQLEINQQKASIFDFELDDFRIVGYDPHPTIKAPIAV
- a CDS encoding dihydrofolate reductase, giving the protein MISLLLAMDKNRVIGLNNGLPWHLPKDLRFFKEKTINQTVIMGRKTYESIGKPLPNRRNVILTKTKRDFPKDIEVIHDLQTVLQWNEEHPEQEYFIIGGAHVFEQILPKADRMYITWINHSFKGDTYFPSFSEQDWGVTSKVKGEKDDKNPYDYYFLQYDRK
- a CDS encoding twin-arginine translocase TatA/TatE family subunit; its protein translation is MLSSIGFPGLILILVIALVVFGPKKLPEIGKAAGQTLKEFKNSTNDLTSDVRDEFRETKDLITNNNHDR
- the tatA gene encoding twin-arginine translocase TatA/TatE family subunit, translated to MFQSIGIPGLILILIIALVIFGPSKLPEIGKAFGNSLKEFKNATKDIASDDNDNASDKKENPTSSKN
- the tatC gene encoding twin-arginine translocase subunit TatC: MSDNQPTEDKEMNLTGHLSELRNRIIVTAIFFILFFIVGFVFATDIYDFFQQDLSFKLTVISPGEIIWIYFTLASVVAIAFTLPILILQIWLFVKPGLTKGEQKATIAYIPAVFFLFIGGLVFGYFMFIKLILPFLLSLNDGMFNEMFTVDKYFRFLLRVTLPFAVLFEIPVIAMFLTALGILTPQFMRKTRKYAYFILIIIGTIVTPPDFVLQLVVAVPLILLYELSINLASIVYRKKQRKHEAFMNNADL
- a CDS encoding YozE family protein, with amino-acid sequence MRSFYHYLMTYRGKKQPDDQSHLADWAFQDHHFPKHATSYNEISNYLEWNSPFPTALTVFDELWEAYVMDN
- a CDS encoding TetR/AcrR family transcriptional regulator, with the translated sequence MKSKKMNTKEKLIQTASRLFQLQGYHGTGVKQIVEESHSPKGSLYYYFPGGKEQLAIESVYATAQFIRINIQENLNKEDDPTKAIQSFIYKIAEIFQKQFRLEGVPIASVALETSLISEPLRKACQEAYISFQHQFTEKLIQAKVAQNRACELGIVINSMIEGAFLLSFTMDSAEPLLLVAEQIPLLLQQCH
- a CDS encoding NmrA family NAD(P)-binding protein, with the translated sequence MKVLVTGACGNVGKYVVRELLQMGEHVVAAGTNIEKLNHLFGGDVEKVILDFQDLKTYQQALHDVDRLFLMRPPHLGKADDLFPFIDAMKQHHIQFVSFLSLMGIERNTIPPHHKMEKYIESVGIPYGHIRPGFFMQNISGIHAAEIKEKKQIFIPAGKSKTSFIDAEDIALSVATILHDPGKYENTAHTITGSESLDYYQIADILTKVTGSKITYAKPGFLRYRNYYLKKRRLNKSYVNVTVALYFMTRLGTAKHITTDFTKLTGKQPCTFEDFSRKHIKCFK